A region from the Rhodamnia argentea isolate NSW1041297 chromosome 7, ASM2092103v1, whole genome shotgun sequence genome encodes:
- the LOC125315898 gene encoding holotricin-3-like isoform X1 has translation MRSLIARDSGAFASAGVRLDTDGSDLLLLKFGVIFVACLILPSIVVFSCADDGNNSSRSSSKKKRRDGGGDEGDDGGEDGGDDGCGNSGGGSSGGGGDHGGHHGGHQGGHHHGGHHGGHQLAHHHGGHHHVAHHHAGHHGTHHHVAHHHVAHHGGGHHMGHH, from the exons ATGAGGAGCTTAATTGCGAGAGATTCGGGGGCTTTTGCAAGCGCCGGCGTTCGTCTTGATACTGATGGATCGGATCTTCTGCTGCTCAAGTTCGGAGTGATCTTCGTGGCGTGCTTGATCCTCCCGTCCATCGTAGTGTTCTCCTGTGCTGACGACGGCAACAACTCGTCCCGCTCTagcagcaaaaagaaaaggagagacg GCGGCGGAGACGAAGGCGATGATGGCGGCGAAGACGGAGGCGATGATGGCTGCGGCAACAGTGGAGGAGGCAGCAGCGGCGGAGGCGGCGATCATGGAGGTCACCACGGAGGCCATCAGGGAGGCCACCACCACGGAGGTCACCATGGAGGGCACCAATTGGCCCACCACCATGGAGGCCACCACCACGTAGCCCACCACCACGCAGGTCACCACGGAACTCACCACCACGTAGCCCACCACCACGTAGCCCACCACGGAGGCGGCCACCACATGGGACACCATTGA
- the LOC125315898 gene encoding holotricin-3-like isoform X3 has product MRSLIARDSGAFASAGVRLDTDGSDLLLLKFGVIFMACLILASIVVFSCGDNGNNSSRSSSKKKRRDGEGGGGDEGDDGGEDGGDDGCGNSGGGSSGGGGDHGGHHGGHQGGHHHVAHHHAGHHGTHHHVAHHHVAHHGGGHHMGHH; this is encoded by the exons ATGAGGAGCTTAATTGCGAGAGATTCGGGGGCTTTTGCAAGCGCCGGCGTTCGTCTTGATACTGATGGATCGGATCTTCTGCTGCTCAAGTTCGGAGTGATCTTCATGGCGTGCTTGATCCTCGCGTCCATCGTAGTGTTCTCCTGTGGCGACAATGGCAACAACTCGTCCCGCTCTagcagcaaaaagaaaaggagagacgGCGAAGGAGGCGGCGGAGACGAAGGCGATGATGGCGGCGAAGACGGAGGCGATGATGGCTGCGGCAACAGTGGAGGAGGCAGCAGCGGCGGAGGCGGCGATCATGGAGGTCACCACGGAGGCCATCAGGGAGGCCACCAC CACGTAGCCCACCACCACGCAGGTCACCACGGAACTCACCACCACGTAGCCCACCACCACGTAGCCCACCACGGAGGCGGCCACCACATGGGACACCATTGA
- the LOC125315898 gene encoding holotricin-3-like isoform X2 — protein MRSLIARDSGAFASAGVRLDTDGSDLLLLKFGVIFMACLILASIVVFSCGDNGNNSSRSSSKKKRRDGEGGGGDEGDDGGEDGGDDGCGNSGGGSSGGGGDHGGHHGGHQGGHHHVAHHHAGHHGTHHHVAHHHVAHHGGGHHMGHH, from the exons ATGAGGAGCTTAATTGCGAGAGATTCGGGGGCTTTTGCAAGCGCCGGCGTTCGTCTTGATACTGATGGATCGGATCTTCTGCTGCTCAAGTTCGGAGTGATCTTCATGGCGTGCTTGATCCTCGCGTCCATCGTAGTGTTCTCCTGTGGCGACAATGGCAACAACTCGTCCCGCTCTagcagcaaaaagaaaaggagagacgGCGAAGGAGGCGGCGGAGACGAAGGCGATGATGGCGGCGAAGACGGAGGCGATGATGGCTGCGGCAACAGTGGAGGAGGCAGCAGCGGCGGAGGCGGCGATCATGGAGGTCACCACGGAGGCCATCAGGGAG GCCACCACCACGTAGCCCACCACCACGCAGGTCACCACGGAACTCACCACCACGTAGCCCACCACCACGTAGCCCACCACGGAGGCGGCCACCACATGGGACACCATTGA